The genomic segment CTAGTATAAAGCTTACTGAACACATTACTAAAAATAGTACTACGACGGGAAGTAGATCATTAAGTATAATCCTTTCTGAAAATAGCAAGCTTCGCAAGGCATTAATAATATGCGTAAAGGGGTTAAGCATAACAGCTATCCTTAATCCTCCAGACAGATTTTCTATAGGAAATAAGGCAGTGCTCAAAAAAAATATTGGCAATACAATAGCATTCATTATTGTCTCATATATGATTTCATTTGGAAGGATTAAGCTAATTGAGTAAGCCAGTCCTGACATGAAAAATGCTGTCATAAAGATAAGTAATCCCATAATTGCGATTCCCAGTATACCGGAGCTTACTTGTACAGAGAATAATGCTGATACCACGACTAAAATGAGTATTTCTATAAATGAAAGCACTATTGCCTCAAATATTTGACCAAG from the Vallitalea okinawensis genome contains:
- a CDS encoding ABC transporter permease, with product MFNILWRNMKWRYQNALSILFTILQPLLWLVLYSAVAGQTMQKMGIENYTAFILPGILVLVTFSASSSGGFINFIMKSNGSFYRLMIAPVSRGSIVLGQIFEAIVLSFIEILILVVVSALFSVQVSSGILGIAIMGLLIFMTAFFMSGLAYSISLILPNEIIYETIMNAIVLPIFFLSTALFPIENLSGGLRIAVMLNPFTHIINALRSLLFSERIILNDLLPVVVLFLVMCSVSFILAMWRLKKETVQ